In the Quercus lobata isolate SW786 chromosome 5, ValleyOak3.0 Primary Assembly, whole genome shotgun sequence genome, one interval contains:
- the LOC115990540 gene encoding uncharacterized protein LOC115990540 has product MDFYASRDIDVDMDHSYEETRMNISTNDTLVEDGFNNCDISQEIQESENESDCEEFPRKFTEPWNFGSPSYVCVHCGSILWYEEGTVKSKRPRNPKFSLCCMEGKVKLPLLKKAPPLIDELLDPLGSERSKTFRTLIRTYNAMFAMTSMGGKVDSRINDGRHPYIFKLNGQNHHRIGTLLPNDGQDPQFAQLYFYDTENEVQHRMNVFSNDQINSDLDPSIVEALVQMFDESNTLVKIFRISRDRFINTDVHHLRLRLVGSQTTNGREYNLPTCSEIVAIIVGDIGAENAHRDIIVELKEGGLQRINVLHPSYMALQYPLLFPYGEDGFRLGILYSNVDGIRTDTTDSITMREYYAYRLQEREHEGHTLIYGGRLFQQFDVDAYTCIEEIRLMWAKENQDKLRIELYKGLKDAVMRGDTTPASSGKRFVLPSSFTGSPRYMIENYQDAMAICRWAGYPDLFITFTYNTKWPEIDLFLSRKPGQKVEDRPDVVARVFKIKLDQLLNDLKHGQHFGKVIAVVYTVEYQKRGLPYAHILLFLHHDDKHPTAAEIDRIISAEIPDFNEEPLLYEAVKQYMMVSQYIEEGIMEDSLKEMRYVSAIEACWRIFEFAIHHREPAVQRLSFHNEDEQPVVFEDTDYLNNVVDKPDIGKSKFTEWMKANALYEEARELTYSKFPTKWVWHRKDKEWKLRKSGRCIGRIYYAHPASGERFYLRMLLNVIKGARSFKEIRTINNVVYPTFRSICYALGLLDDDKEWHEALNHVLYWASGKQLRELFVTMLIFCEVADPYKLWISNWQLLSEDILHRQRTVLRYDNLHLDDSQLQNYALCEIEQILVKSGRSLHEFESIPYPNTLLLRQSNNRVLQEELDYDRNSLAAEHIKLFSGLNINQRKVYDEVIYSVSKNKGGFFFVYGHGGTGNTYLWKTIICRLRSEGKIVIAIATSGIAALLLPGGRTTHSRFQIPINVTDSSTCGIKQGSQIAELMTKSSLIIWDEAPMAHRNCFEAVDRSLRDILRFSNPNSGETPFGGKTIVLGGDFRQILPVVSKARREQIVEASINKSSLWNSCKVFILTINMRLTRNPGDIAAREFAEWMLKIGDGELSNNEGEALIEIPHDLLIHPGAHPFNDIVKATYPDFDTKFNNSKYLEERAILAPTNEVVEDINDYMIDLINVDEETYLSAYSLCKASSNILDQDVMYPIEFLNSLKFPSIPNHKLRLKVGLPIMLLQNLNQSNGLCNGTRLLVTQLSKWVLEAQIISGTHIGEKVCIPRIVLSPSDSKWPFVLKRRQFPVSVCFAMTINKSQGQSLQRVGLYLNRPVFSHGQLYVAVSRVKSKDGLRILIVENDNGDRFHTKNIVYKEIFDNLPKGNTYCLLILFQVVDNVN; this is encoded by the exons ATGGATTTTTATGCATCAAGAG ATATTGATGTTGACATGGATCATTCCTATGAAGAAACTAGAATGAACATAAGTACAAATGATACTTTGGTAGAAGATGGATTCAATAATTGTGATATATCTCAAGAAATCCAAGAATCAGAAAATGAGAGTGATTGTGAAGAATTTCCAA GAAAATTTACTGAACCTTGGAATTTTGGCTCGCCTTCTTATGTATGTGTGCATTGTGGATCAATTTTATGGTATGAAGAGGGAACAGTCAAATCTAAGAGGCCTAGGAACCCAAAATTCTCTCTCTGTTGTATGGAGGGTAAGGTTAAGTTACCTTTGCTTAAGAAAGCACCTCCTCTTATTGATGAGCTTTTAGATCCTCTTGGTAGTGAACGATCTAAAACATTCAGAACTCTAATCAGAACTTATAATGCAATGTTCGCAATGACATCTATGGGTGGTAAAGTAGATAGTAGAATTAACGATGGAAGACACCCttacatttttaaacttaaTGGCCAAAACCATCATAGAATTGGAACTCTTCTTCCTAATGATGGTCAGGATCCACAATTTGCACAATTATATTTCTATGATACTGAAAATGAAGTTCAACATAGAATGAACGTCTTTAGCAATGATCAAATTAATAGTGACCTTGATCCATCTATTGTTGAAGCATTGGTCCAAATGTTTGATGAATCAAATACTTTGGTGAAGATATTTCGGATATCTAGAGACCGTTTCATTAATACTGATGTTCACCATTTAAGATTACGCCTTGTTGGCTCCCAAACTACAAATGGAAGAGAATATAACCTGCCTACATGTTCAGAGATTGTAGCAATTATCGTTGGTGATATTGGTGCTGAAAATGCACATCGCGATATTATTGTTGAGTTAAAAGAAGGAGGGTTACAACGTATTAATGTGTTGCATCCTTCATACATGGCATTACAATATCCCCTTTTGTTCCCATATGGTGAGGATGGTTTTAGACTCGGCATTTTGTATAGTAATGTAGATGGAATCAGAACTGATACAACTGATTCTATTACAATGAGAGAATACTATGCATATCGATTGCAAGAACGTGAACATGAGGGACATACATTGATATATGGTGGTAGATTGTTTCAACAATTTGATGTAGATGCCTACACATGTATAGAAGAAATCCGGCTTATGTGGGCAAAAGAGAACCAAGACAAATTAAGGATAGAATTGTATAAAGGACTGAAAGATGCAGTTATGAGAGGAGATACCACCCCTGCATCTTCAGGCAAAAGATTTGTTCTACCTTCAAGTTTCACTGGAAGTCCAAGGTATATGATTGAAAACTATCAAGATGCAATGGCAATCTGTAGATGGGCAGGTTATCCGGACCTTTTTATTACCTTCACCTACAACACAAAATGGCCAGAAATTGATCTTTTCCTATCTAGGAAACCTGGACAGAAAGTAGAAGATAGGCCTGATGTGGTTGCAAGAGTGTTCAAGATAAAGCTTGATCAACTCTTAAATGATTTAAAGCATGGCCAACACTTTGGGAAAGTAATTGCAG TTGTCTACACTGTTGAATATCAAAAAAGAGGGTTACCTTATGCGCACATTTTACTTTTTCTACATCATGATGACAAGCATCCTACAGCAGCAGAAATTGATAGAATAATTTCAGCAGAAATTCCAGATTTCAATGAAGAACCTTTACTTTATGAAGCTGTCAAACAATATATG ATGGTTTCCCAGTATATAGAAGAAGGAATAATGGAAGATTCGTTGAAAGAAATGAG ATATGTGTCTGCCATAGAGGCATGTTGGAGGATATTTGAATTTGCAATTCACCATCGAGAGCCTGCTGTTCAAAGACTTAGTTTTCACAATGAGGACGAACAACCAGTTGTTTTTGAAGATactgattatttaaataatgttgtGGACAAGCCAGATATCGGGAAAAGCAAATTTACAGAGTGGATGAAAGCGAATGCATTGTATGAAGAAGCAAGGGAATTGACTTATTCTAAATTTCCTACTAAATGGGTTTGGCATAGAAAAGACAAAGAGTGGAAATTGAGAAAATCTGGAAGATGTATTGGGCGTATATATTATGCTCATCCTGCAAGTGGAGAACGGTTTTATTTGCGGATGCTACTCAATGTTATTAAAGGAGCTAGATCATTTAAGGAAATACGAACTATAAATAATGTTGTATATCCAACTTTCAGATCAATATGTTATGCACTTGGTTTGCTTGATGATGATAAAGAGTGGCACGAAGCTTTGAATCATGTATTGTACTGGGCTTCAGGAAAACAACTACGAGAACTTTTTGTCACAATGTTGATTTTTTGTGAGGTTGCAGATCCATATAAATTATGGATTTCAAATTGGCAGTTGTTATCTGAGGACATTCTGCATCGTCAAAGAACAGTTTTACGATATGACAACCTACATCTTGATGACTCTCAATTACAGAACTACGCACTATGTGAAATTGAACAGATTTTGGTAAAGAGTGGCAGGTCTTTGCATGAATTTGAGTCAATACCATATCCAAATACATTACTTCTCAGACAAAGTAACAATAGAGTATTACAAGAAGAATTAGATTATGATAGAAACTCTTTGGCAGCAGAACATATTAAACTTTTTTCTGGTCTTAATATTAATCAAAGAAAGGTATATGATGAAGTAATTTATTCTGTTTCAAAGAATAAAGGTggcttcttttttgtttatggacATGGAGGAACTGGAAATACTTATCTTTGGAAAACCATTATATGCCGATTGCGCTCAGAAGGGAAGATAGTCATTGCAATTGCAACATCTGGAATTGCTGCATTATTGTTGCCTGGAGGGAGAACAACTCATTCAAGATTTCAAATACCAATAAATGTAACAGACAGTTCAACTTGCGGTATTAAACAAGGTTCACAAATTGCAGAACTTATGACAAAATCAAGTCTTATAATTTGGGATGAAGCTCCTATGGCACACCGAAATTGTTTTGAAGCTGTTGATCGGTCATTAAGAGATATATTACGTTTTTCTAACCCAAATAGTGGGGAGACACCTTTTGGAGGAAAAACTATTGTTCTTGGTGGTGATTTCAGACAAATATTACCAGTGGTATCAAAAGCACGAAGAGAACAAATAGTTGAAGCATCAATTAATAAGTCATCATTATGGAACAGTTGCAAAGTGTTCATTTTGACAATAAATATGAGGTTGACACGAAACCCAGGTGATATTGCAGCAAGGGAATTTGCTGAATGGATGTTGAAAATTGGTGATGGTGAACTTAGTAATAATGAAGGTGAAGCATTGATTGAAATACCGCATGATTTACTAATTCATCCTGGTGCTCATCCTTTCAACGATATTGTAAAAGCTACCTATCCTGATTTCGATACAAAATTCAACAATTCTAAGTATTTAGAAGAGAGAGCAATTTTAGCTCCAACGAATGAAGTGGTAGAAGACATAAATGATTACATGATTGATCTTATTAATGTTGATGAAGAGACATATCTTAGTGCATATTCATTATGTAAAGCTTCAAGCAACATTCTAGACCAAGATGTCATGTATCCAATAGAGTTTCTCAATTCATTGAAGTTCCCTAGTATTCCAAACCATAAACTCAGATTGAAAGTAGGTCTGCCAATAATGTTActtcaaaatttaaaccaaagTAATGGACTTTGTAATGGTACTAGACTTTTAGTCACTCAATTATCAAAATGGGTTTTGGAAGCTCAAATAATATCAGGAACTCATATTGGAGAAAAGGTGTGTATTCCAAGAATAGTCTTATCCCCTTCTGATTCCAAATGGCCCTTTGTACTAAAAAGAAGGCAGTTTCCAGTGTCTGTTTGCTTTGCTATGACAATTAATAAGAGCCAAGGTCAATCTCTGCAACGTGTTGGACTTTATTTAAATAGACCAGTTTTCAGTCATGGACAATTATATGTTGCTGTATCCAGAGTTAAAAGTAAAGATGGCCTTAGAATACTCATTGTAGAAAATGATAATGGTGATCGTTTtcatacaaaaaatattgtcTACAAAGAAATATTTGATAATTTGCCTAAAGGTAACACATACtgtttattaatattatttcaaGTTGTTGATAATGTAAACTAG